The genome window AATATTTTTCAACAAGGTAAATAATCAGATTCAGAAATGAATAGGCGCCCCCATTGGTGTAGATGCCGTTCTCATCCGTAATCAATTTGTCTTTCTGCACATCGATTTCCGGGAACATTGTCTTAAACCGATCCGCGAATGCCCAGTGCGTAGAACAGGTTTTTCCGTTGATCAGGCCCGAAGACGCCAACAAAAAGGCACCGGTGCAGATGCTCGCCACTTCTGCCCCGCCGCGATATTGGGCGCTGATCCATTCAATTAAGGGTTGGTTCTTTGCTATGGCCTGTTCATATTGGTGATTTAAGGAAGGTATGACAATCAGGTTCGTTTTTGAAACAGCAGAAATATGGACGTGAGGCTTTACCGAAAACAACCCTTCATGAAAGTCCACCTGCCCGGACAGCCCGGCCAGCTGAATATGGTATAATGTTTTTTTATATTTTTCTTCCCAATACGAATTCGCCCGCTTTAAAATCTTGTAAGCGCCCACAATGCTGCTGAGATTGTTCTCTCCGTCGGGAACAAGGATCGTGATATTTTTCATTTGTTTTTAACCGCAAGTTATAAACTGGCTTTGTCCAAATCAACCCGTTATAATGTCCATTTCACACGCCACAAATTTCCTGCTAAGCCTATACTTTTGGGAAAAACTTAGCAGATCAAACATTTTACTTCAAACCAAACACTTTCACTTATGGCAGATATCTTGCACAGGGTCGGGATCAGATCGCAGTCATTACAGGACATTTATGATGCATTGACAACAGAGGCTGGCCTGGCGGGCTGGTGGACCAGCAATACGCAGGGACAGGGCAACCAGGTGGGTAACATTATTGCATTCCGATTCGGAGCAGGAGGCTTTGATATGAAAGTGACGGCGCTGGAAGAGCCTGCGCATGTTTCATGGGAAGTCGTGGACGGCCCTGCCGAATGGGTAGGCACAAGCATCAGCTTCGACATAAGGCAAGAAAATGATTATGCTATCCTGCTTTTCAAACATGCCAACTGGCGTGAACCGGTTGAATTCATGCATCATTGCAGTACAAAATGGGCTGTTTTTCTGTTGAGTTTAAAATCCCTGATCGAAGAAGGTGAAGGCAAGCCGGATCCGAGGGACATCAAAATCGACAACTGGAATTAATATGGCCTCAATAAAATCATGGGCTTTGCCTTGTGCCGGGTAACCGACTGCAATGCAAAGCCCATGACAAATAATGGTTTCCTACACCAGCCCTTGCGCCAGCATAGCATCGGCTACACGCACAAAGCCGCCGATATTAGCGCCTTGCATATAGCTTATGCGCCCGTCGGGCTTGTGTCCGTATCGCAGGCAAGTTGAATGGATATTGAACATAATGTCCTGCAACTTTTTATCCACTTCCTCGCGCGACCACGACAAACGCAGCGAATTCTGGGACATTTCCAGGCCCGAAACGGCCACTCCACCCGCATTGGCCGCCTTACCGGGAGCGTACAGGATATCATTATCTTCGAATATAGAGATTGCTTCCGGCGTGCACGGCATATTTGCTCCTTCTGCTACGCACATACAGCCGTTTTTGATCAGCATGCGGGCGTCATCGCCATTCAATTCGTTTTGGGTCGCATTGGGTAATGCAATGTCACAGGGCACTTCCCAGGGTGTTTTGCCGGCAATGAATTCACACCCAAACCGGTCTGCATAAGCGCTGATCCTTCCGCGTGTTTCGTTTTTCAAATGCATGATATAGGCAAATTTCTCTGCATCAATCCCTTTTTCATCGTAAATGTATCCCGACGAGTCAGAAAGGGTTAAAACTTTGGCACCCAGCTCGATACACTTTTCCAATGTATACTGCGCCACATTACCCGAGCCCGAAATGACCACACGTTTGCCTTTAATGCTGTCGCGGTGCTGCTTTAGCATTTGTTCTACGAAATAAACGACACCATAACCGGTCGCCTCAGGGCGGATCAGGCTTCCGCCATAGCTGGCGCCTTTGCCCGTGAGGACACCTGTAAACTCATTTTTGAGCCGCTTATATTGGCCAAATAAAAAGCCGATTTCCCTGGCGCCTACACCTATATCCCCCGCCGGCACGTCGTTGTCCGAGCTGATGTGACGGAAAAGCTCCGTCATAAAGCTCTGGCAAAAGAACATAACTTCCCGGTCGGAACGGCCTTTCGGATCAAAGTCCGATCCGCCCTTGCCTCCGCCCATCGGAAGCTGCGTCAGGCTATTTTTAAATATTTGTTCAAAAGCAAGAAACTTTAATGTTCCCAGGTTGACAGAAGGATGAAAACGCAGACCGCCTTTGTAAGGCCCGATCGCACTGTTCATCTGAACCCGGTAACCCCGGTTGATCTCCACTTCGCCCTGATCATTCATCCATGGGACCCTAAAAATAATGACACGCTCCGGCTCTGCAATCCGTTCAAGAATTTTGGCTTTCTGATATTGTGGCTTGTCCTGAATAAAAGGGATAATATTTTCGGCAACCTCGTGGACGGCCTGATGGAATTCATTTTCGCCGGGATTCCGATCGATGATCCGGGTCATGAAGGATTGTACGGAAGTCAATGTTAAAGTGGTTAGTAAATGGAAATATGTCTTCTTCTTCGATGTATTCCAAGGCAATATAATGCAGGAATGATTTGAATTAAACACTTGCAACATTATTGCACAAACTTTTTGCAGGCTGCTGACTAGCAAGTCTACGATCAACGGATGAGCCAGGCCAACCGACAGCCGCACCATATTGCCTATTACGGCTTTTAACAAAACAAAATAATTTAACACTGTTCAATTTGGATGCATTTCTAAGCCATACTCATTAGTTTTACGGCTATGGCACAATTGATAAACATCCATTCGTTTAAGGAATTTTTCCGGTCGAGCTCAATCGGCGGTTTCATACTGATCATTTGCGTGATCATTTCACTGGTTATAGCCAACTCCGGCGCGGGACCGGGATTTGAAGCATTTCTGGCCAAGGGGATCGGAGCTGATCTGGGCGGCATTCACTTACGTTACCCTATTCTGCTATGGATCAATGACGGGTTAATGGCCATTTTCTTCCTGTTGGTAGGCCTGGAAATCAAGCGCGAGATGGTTGAAGGTGAACTTTCATCATTTAAAAAAGCCTCTCTTCCGATCCTCGCAGCCATGGGCGGCGTGTTGGCGCCCGCACTGATTTATTATGCATTCAATGCCGGCACGGAAACGGCTGGCGGCTGGGGCATACCCATGGCTACGGACATTGCCTTTGCTATTGCGATCATTTCCATGCTCGGAAAGCGTGCGCCATCGTCCCTCAAAGTCTTCCTCTCGGCGCTGGCCATTGTCGACGACCTGATGGCGATCCTGGTTATAGCCATTTTTTATTCTTCGGATATACATTACACTTACCTTTTATACGCATTCGGGATCTTCCTTTTCCTTTTGTTGCTAAATAAGTTGAAGGTAAAAAACCTCGCGGCATATCTGATCCCGGGGCTTTTTATCTGGTATTTTATTCACCACTCTGGCGTGCACGCCACTATTGCGGGTGTTTTGACCGCATTTGCAATTCCCACAACCCCGGACGCAACCGAGTCTCCGCTGGAAAAACTCGAACATTTTCTCGTCAACCCGGTCAACTTTGTGGTTATGCCCATTTTTGCCCTGGCCAATACCAATATTCAGTTTGAAGCGGGTATGCTGGAAGGATTGACCACCGTACTTGGCATCGGGATCATTGCCGGGCTTGTCATAGGAAAGCCCGTTGGGATTACCATTTTCTCCTGGATTGCAGTGAAGCTCGGGATTGCCAGAATGCCCAATAACGCTTCCTGGCTTCATATTATAGGCGTTGGGATGCTCGGTGGAATTGGCTTTACCATGTCCATTTTTATTGCGCTGCTTTCCTTTGCCGGCAAGGACCTGATCCTTTCAGAAGCCAAATTTTCCATTTTAACCGCCTCCATCATTTCCGGAATATTCGGTTACATCTGGCTGAGCAGACTTGACAAAAAAACTAAAAAAAACGGCTTATCGCCCGCTGAGGATCAATAGTCACCCGTTTGTTGGCACGCTATTAATGTGCATCCGCAAGCTAGATATCTGCTTTACGGACACACGAACAAGATTATGGGAGATAAAAAACTGTTTGTCATGATTGACGATGATACAGACGATCATGAAATATTCAGCATGGCGCTATCAGAGCTTGTCAAGCCATTGAAATGTCTTTTTTTCAAGGATTGCGAGTCGGCCGTCGCATATTTCAGCCAGCAGTCGGCATCTGCGCCCGGATATGTGTTTATTGACCTCAACCTGCCCAGGATACCTGGGGACGAATGTCTGGTGCATCTGCAAAAGTTGCAGGAATTCGACAGCCCCCGCATCATCATTTATTCCGGCCCTGTTCCGGAAGAGTGGCGAGAGCGTTTTAAGCAAATCGGTGTTGACCAGTTTATTGAGAAGACCGGTTCAATTTCGGAGCTGGTTGGTGAGCTGAAACAATTGACCGCGTTGGATTAAACACGGCCGGGCTGGTTTCAGTGCAGATAAGTCAATTTGAATGTAATTGTTGCCAATTAATGTAAATAACTGGCAATTTTGGCTGCAAATTCTACGTAACCTTCAAATGAAGTTGGTTTTACGAAAAAATCCCTGACGCCCGCCTGATGCGCCTGGTCAATCAGGGATTGGTTACCCGAGGTGGAGAACATGACGACTGGAATGGCAGCAAGTAATGGCTTGGACATGATCTTGCCGAGTGTTTCCAGTCCATCCATCCGCGGCATATTTACATCCAGCAAAATCAATGCAGGAAAATCAGGATTGCTTGTATCGATAATTTCAAAAAAATGCTGGCCGTCTATTGCTTCAATAATTGTAATGTCAGAACTTACTTGTGTGAAGGCTTCACAGACCAGATATCTGTCGTCGGGGTCATCGTCCACTAAGTAAACCCTTTTGGACTTTTCCATCAGCAGTTTTAAAGTATAGTAATTCGCTGCAAATATACGATTAGTTTTGCTCTCCGGCATACTGACTGATCAGGTCACGTGATTGCGCTGGACAACAACATCGAACCGAAATAAATAACGATCATTATGCGGCAAGTGGTTTTCAAATTTGTGACAAGCCTGGCTTTGCTGTTCTCGGCTGCGTCCTGTTCATCAGACGAGTCGAAACTTACCGGCATCTGGCATACTGAACTGGAAGCCATACCCCAACTCAAAAGCGCATTTGATTTGGAATTGAATCACGATTTTTTCGGGGATAAATGGAGCGGGCGGTTTGAAATTGCCGAGACTATGACCGAAGGAAACTTATCCAGTGTAAAAGTTGATGGCTCCAAGATAACCCTTGATCTTGGCCAGGGCGCCATGTTCAAAGGCAATCTTGCAACTAATAAGCAGGAAATCACGGGTGTACTCAATGTGCCCGGCATCGAGAAGCAGACATTGCGTTTTACCAAAATAGAAAAATGGTCATCGCAGCGGCCCGCAAGGAGCGACAGGGATAATCAACCTGTAAAAACCTGGGCATATCAGTCCCCTCCTGAAATTCATGACGGATGGAAAGTGGGCACGATCAACGCAGCATCCGGGGCTTCAAAGCCTTTGAGGGATCTTTTTGAAAATATCCTGAAAGGTCATTTTAATGGCCTCGATGCAATCCTGGTTGCCCGGAATGGCAAAATGCTATTGGAGGAATACTTCTATATTGGCGATCGGGAAAGGATTCACAGTATACAGTCGTGCACGAAAAGTGTGACCTCCCTTTTAATTGGTATTGCGCACGACGATGGCCTTATCAAGAATCTCGATGCGCCTGTAAACACCTTTTTTCCGGCTTACGGGGATTCCACAAAACGAAAAATGCCTCCATTTACACTGCGCAATGCATTAACCATGTCAGCAGCATTGGATTGGCGTGAGGATATTCCATATTCAGATCCGCGCAACGATGCAGTTCTGATGAACCAGAGTAAAGATATGTTTCAGTATGTTTTATCTAAAAACCCTGACCCGAAGGTTCGACCCGGCGAAGTATTTGAATACAACAGCGGACTCTCTATTTTGCTGGGAGGTGTTATTGCCAATACAACCGGAAAACCAGCCGATCAATACGCTACGCAAACACTCTTCAAAGATCTGGGAATAAACAAATTCACCTGGACCGCTATGAACGGGCAGATCCATACAGGCGGCGGACTGTTTATGAAGCCGCGGGATATATTGAAGTTGGGCCAGCTGGTGCTAGACGAGGGAAAATGGAATGACAAACAGATTGTTTCAGCATCCTGGATCAAAGAATCCACGGCATTTAATTTACCCGTAAATAAGGCAAACAAGGAGTGGGGATATGGATATCAATGGTGGCGTGGCGTGCTTCGGGCTGATAACAAGGTATTTAAAACAATATATGCAGCAGGATATGGAGGCCAGGTGTTGTGTATCATTCCGGATCTGGACCTGGTGATTTTGACCTTACACCACAATGCAACCGAAGGAAACGGCAGACGGAGTATTTTATGGAAGGAAATGGAAACCAACATCCTCCCTGCATTCAAATGATTGTCGTTAAGTCCAACCAACACCCGCAAGTAACAAAAGCAGTCCTATAATCAAGTCGCTTTAAACAAGACCTGCCCGTCCTTTTGCACATACCAGGCCGTTACGGGATTGAAATGGTAACCCATGTTGCCGCCTCTTGCTGCTAATAATTGTTTTAGAAAGGGCTGGACGTAGCCCGTTTCGTCTACGGCGCGGCTCATGATCTCGGTGGGTCTGCCGTCCCATTGCCAGAGATGCCTGAATGCCGTTATAGCTTTGTCGAGAACGGGTTCCTGTAATGCAGCCGTTTTCCAGCTTTTTCCTGCATCCGTACTTACTTCCACCCGCACGATTTTGCCGCGACCGCTCCAGGCAATGCCGCGTATTTCGATCCAGCCTGCCTCTACTTTTGCCGGATAGCTCGGGTAAGTGATCACAGACCGGGCATCCATGGTGAAGCTGAATTGCCTTATTTTTCCGCCGCCAACCGTTTCTGTGTATTTGGAAGTTTCTTCACGGGTCATAAATGGCGCGTCCGAAAGCTCTATGCGGCGCAGCCACTTAACGCTTGCATTCCCTTCCCATCCCGGAAGGAAAAGCCTTGCCGGATAACCTTGCTCGGGCCGCACAGCCTCGCCGTTCTGCGCATATGCAATGATGGCGTCATCGAATCCTTTCCTGACGGGAACGCTGCGTGTCATCACTGCGGCATCGCCTCCTTCGGCCAGAAACCAGCTTGCTTTAGGGTTCACACCTACTTCCCGAAACAAGGTCGAGAGCTTCACGCCCGTCCATTCGCTCTGGCTTACCAGCCCGCAAATCTCCTGCGGCCTGAGCTTGCCGTCATTACTGCCGCGATAATTGCCCGAACATTCCAGGAAGGCAGTCCGCGACACGGACGGGAAACGTTTGAGATCAGCCAGGGTGAAAACCATTGGCTTATCGACCATGCCGTGAATGACGAGTTCGTATTTGGACGGATCAATGGCAGGAACGCCGCCGTGATGCCGTTCATAATGCAGGTCAGACGGTGTTATAGTGCCGTATAAATCTTGTAAAGGTGTGCGCGAAGAAGTGTCCGATGGCGTCTTGACCGGCTTTTCAAATGCCGACCTCGTCCCTAATGTTCCGGGAGGCACACCGGGGACTTTGGCAGGGTCGTCGGTAATGCTTTCGGCTTGGGTAAGCGCTGCCTGAAACGCCTTCCCCTGTGCAGTTTGCACCAGCACAACAGTGGCCGCAGCCGCCCCGGCAAGGAGATTTCTGCGGCTGATCTTGATTCCTGCGGAACCGTTCTTATCGTCTCTTTTATCCATTATTATCTGATTTCCGGCCCGTCCGTGCGGTCGTCGGGGACGAAGTTATTTCTTGCCGGCATTTTGACTTTTGGCAGGTTCTTAGCATTCAATGTCACTTTTTCATCCCATAACCCATTGGCATTAAGCAAAAAAGCAGTCAGGCTGTACACTTCCTGATCCGTCAGGGAACCGGGTTGGTTGAAGGGCATAGCGCGGCGGATGTAATCAAAAACGGTTGTGGCGTATGGCCAGTAAGTGCCAATCGCTTTGATCCGCCTTACGTCTGTCCGCCTGGCATCACTTGCGGCGCCTGTGCTTTTGCCGGTAGAATCCGGCGCTGCTACTAGGCGGTCATTAGGACCTTCGGTTCCGGTTGCTCCGTGGCAGGCTGCACATTTTAACGCATAGATTTCCCTGCCCTGTAACACATTGCCCTCGCCCGCAGGCAATCCCTTTCCGTCGGGCGAGATGTCAATGTCCCATGCTGCAATTTGTATTGCAGAAGCTTTTCTGCCGAAGCCGAAGCTTTTAGGCCAGTCGAGGGTGTCGCCGGCATTTTTTTTAGTGTTATCAAAATGATTTTCGCGCTTCACAGCGGCTACCAGCAATAGCATGGCCAGGATCGACCATATGCCATATCTAATCGTATTTTCCCGCATTTAATGTACTTTTTGCCAGAACGTAAGGCCTCTTAACCCTGTCCAGAACTACGTAAATCGAATCTTTATTTTCATTAATCCCGCTTAAAATCACGCGAGAGCCGTCTTGTGTGGTGTAATTCAAAATCATTCGGTTGCGCTTGTCGCGGCGGGGCTTTGCTGCAAACTCCTTATCGCGCCGGGCCGAGTAAGCAATAGGATCGATCATTTTATTCTCATCCCCGATACGCGCCAGCGCGGCTTTGCTGATCCAGTTTTTATCCGCACGATCGCCTTCGCCCCGCGCCTCTTTGCTTTTTTCAGCACGGCTTGGTTGCGGTTTTTGCTCCTGCCCTACTCCGTCCCTGGCGCCGCCTTTCGCATATTTATCTCTTAAATACAATGTATGCGCAATGGTATCTGCAAGATAATGATAAACCCGCTGCCCTCCGGCCGTGCCCGTAAGTTCAAATGTGCGTCCGATGTCACGCATCGGCGCGCCGCCGCCATTGGAAAGGTCCAGCGGTTGCGGCTTGTTCACCTTGAAAGTCAGCGTAGTCCAGTTCTCGAAAGTAGCCCATTGCCACCGAAGCGTGTCTGTGGGTGAATACGGAATGGTTTGATTATTGATTTTGAATTCTGTGACATTGTAATTTCCACGCAATGTTTTCACCCCGGCAGTGGATGGCTGCTTATAAGGATCGTATTTGAAATTGACGTATTGTAAATAAAATAAATGCACGAGGAATAGGCCGAATACACCAAATTTTAACGCGTATCGTATGTATTTTCCGGTCTTTGAAAAGAACGGGTAAATGTTGTTTGGGGCTGTGAAGCGTTCTAGGACGATGAGGTTCCAGAGTTTTGGGGTGTCTTTGATTAGTAGAAACGCGGCTAGCAGCACGAAGTAGGAACTGTAAACATGCACGCCGCCGTCGTATGCGAAGTTTACATAAACAATATCCCCTAATGCGCCCAGCAGCAGTATAGCGCCCAATGTGGTTGTCCCCCTGAAAAACAGTAAGATCCCGGCGGCAAGTTCTACAACGCCCGCAAACACCTGGTACCAGGGAACAATGCCGACCGAAAGCCAGTAAATCTTCTGCAATGTGAAATCACCGAAATTCGTATTCAGCAACCCCAGCGAAGGGTATGGCATCTGTGTAGGCAGCAATTTGGTGAAACCGAAGCCAATAATGCCGATCCCCGCCCGGTAACGCACCACCACCCGGAGCCAGTAATAAAGCTGATTGTAATTGGCGGGCTGGGGCTTGCGCAACCGGTCTATCCCCGTCCAGATCAGCCCGACGACCGTTGCAGCAAAGAATGTGATGATCCAGGTGGCATAACCGTTAAGCGGACTTCCGAACAGGGTGCGGCCGAAGATATCGAGACCGCTGCCGAACCTGGCAATGTCGTACACATCGCGGTAATGCAGCCGCGTCCATTCAAAATTGAACAGCGCTGTATACCATTCTGCACTGTTCGGAATGCTCATGGCGATGAAGAAAACAAAAGCGATGCGGAACAGCGTTTTCTGCCACTCGGGCCATCTTGCTGATTCGCCACGCTCGTCGGGTTGCACGTCCGCAGGCCTGGACTCTTCAACCACGGGCAATTCTGTTGCTGTATTTAATTTGATCGTTGACAACATATTCGATTCGGTTTTGACCAATGATTAAAGTTTGAATTCTCCCCGGCGTCCCACTTTCTGAACTTCCTGGAACAAGTATTTTTTATTGATTTTTTTCAAAGCCACATACAGCGAGTCGTTTGATTTACCCACCCCCGAAAGCAGGATCGTTGTTGAATCGGGCCGGGAGTAATGCAGTGTCAATCGGTCCGAAGCATCCACTTTGTTGGTCAGCTTCAATGTTTTTGATGCCGGATCATGCTCGTAGCTGTAATAATGTCTGCCTCCCGAGCCTGCCTGCTCGTAGTTCCGCCTGGCGTCATCGAAATCAATGTGCTCCACATTGGCTGAATCGATCACTGCCGGTGGCGATGAACGGATGCTTAATGTGGCCCAGTTTTCAAAAACAACATCTTTCCACCTTACCGGATCGAGCGGCGAGTAAGCAAGCGTGTCGCCGTTTAGGACAAACTGCTCAACATTATAAAGTCCGGCGGCTTGGGCTAACCCTGGCTTGGTTGGGTATTGATAGGAATAATTATGATATCCTGCATAACTTTTATAACCATAAATGACCACGAAAAACAGGACAAATGCCCCTTTAAAAGCAATGCGGGCCTGTTTGATATTATTTTGCGTAAAAACAGGTTTGAAACGGTTCGGAAAAGTCGGCTTTCCGAGGGTGAGCAGATTATTGAGCCGGTTGGCATCAAAAGCAAACAGGAACAATGCCAATACAATCAGGTAAAAACTATAAATGTACTCCCCGCCTTCATATGCGAGATTTGAAATAAACACATTGCCCGTAAACGGAATAATGATCAGCGTGGCCAATGTGGTGGTGCGACGGTGCAGTAAGAGCAAACCGCCGGCCAATTCAACCAAACCCAGAAAAGACTGATAATCAGGCACTACGCCCAGGCTTAATGCAAATAATTTCCATGCGCTAAAATCGCCGTAAGCCGTGTTCAGATTACTCAGGGAAGGCGGCGGCGCCTGTAAAGGGAAAAATTTGATAAAACCGTAAGCTATCAACCCCGCCGCGAGCCGGTAACGGACGATTACGCGCAGCCAGTAATAGAGCTGGTTGTATTCTTTCTTGTCCTTATCCCTGTTGCCCCAGACAATGCCTCCCACAATCGCGATCAGTAAGATCACCGCCCAGTTGGCCCAAGTGTCCGGCCCGGAGAAAAAGCGCAGCTGATATCTCGAAAGCTCGAAAATATCCCCATAAGTAAGGTTGAGCCAGTTTATCTGAAAAACCTGGCGATAGAATTTCCAGTCAAGCGGAACGCATTGAATGACAAAATAGATGAATGCAATGCGGAATAACACTTTTTCAAACGGCTTCCATTCACCGGGAGCAGAAGCCACGGCCCCGCCGGAGCGGACCTGGGCTTCATAAATAGCTGCGCTGGACATAAGGTTTTGATTTTGGATTAATAACCTGGATTTTGTTTCAATGCTTTGTCGATCAGAAGCTGTTCGGCGGGCACCGGAAGCAGTAACTTACTTTCGTCGGTGATGTTCAGGACCTGTGTGGCCCTGCCTGTGCGCACAAGGTCGAACCAGCGGTCGGGTTCCAGGGCAAATTCGATCCGACGCTCATTTTCGATTGCCAGCAGCAATGCAGCCTTGTTTGCGGCGGTGAGTTTTGCGATCCCGGCGCGTTCACGCACTGCATTCAGATCGGCCAAAGCGCCCGTGAGGTTTCCCGTCTGCGCCCTTGCCTCAGCGCGGATCAGGTATAGTTCTGCAATGCGGATCACGAATGTCGGGTCCGTGGCCGGGCTGCGGTAATACAAGTTTCCGTACCATCTTCCCTGGTTGTCTTTGGCCACCAGCGCGCTGCGGTTTCCACCGACTTTCGGATCATTGGCCAATGCTACAAAAGCGTCATTAGGCGCCCACTGCCGCGTTCCTCCTTTTTCCTGAGGCTGCCATTGTCCGCGATGGCTGTTGGTTTCATTGATATTGTAAAAAATCTCAAACACCGATTCGGTTGTCCCCCTGGCATCATTGGCAAAAAATGCATTGTAAGGCTTCACAAGCTGATAGTTACCTGCATCGGCGATAATCTTGTCGGCATATTCAGCTGCCTTTACGTAATCTTTTTGGTATAAATAAAACCGCGATTTCAGCGCCCACACCGTTTTGCGCGTGGCCCGGAAACGGTCCGTTGTTTCCGCAAGAAGCGGTTCAGCGGCATTCAGGTCAGCTAGTGCCTGCGCATAAACTTCTTCCTGCGAACTGCGCGCAATGCCCC of Dyadobacter chenhuakuii contains these proteins:
- a CDS encoding DoxX family protein, coding for MSSAAIYEAQVRSGGAVASAPGEWKPFEKVLFRIAFIYFVIQCVPLDWKFYRQVFQINWLNLTYGDIFELSRYQLRFFSGPDTWANWAVILLIAIVGGIVWGNRDKDKKEYNQLYYWLRVIVRYRLAAGLIAYGFIKFFPLQAPPPSLSNLNTAYGDFSAWKLFALSLGVVPDYQSFLGLVELAGGLLLLHRRTTTLATLIIIPFTGNVFISNLAYEGGEYIYSFYLIVLALFLFAFDANRLNNLLTLGKPTFPNRFKPVFTQNNIKQARIAFKGAFVLFFVVIYGYKSYAGYHNYSYQYPTKPGLAQAAGLYNVEQFVLNGDTLAYSPLDPVRWKDVVFENWATLSIRSSPPAVIDSANVEHIDFDDARRNYEQAGSGGRHYYSYEHDPASKTLKLTNKVDASDRLTLHYSRPDSTTILLSGVGKSNDSLYVALKKINKKYLFQEVQKVGRRGEFKL
- a CDS encoding RagB/SusD family nutrient uptake outer membrane protein, which codes for MKAFKHTTVLAFLLLLTSCDQFLDVQPKASISDQQTIVDKASSETALNGAYDSFRSYYSVNLQSIGYLSGDNIQWTGSQSQVQEFINHRVNAENPTVSSVWTGIYSMLNRANHVLDKVPAVQDPSLSEAQRNKIIGEAYFLRAFAYFDLARIWGGAPIITKPTLTPQDNRGIARSSQEEVYAQALADLNAAEPLLAETTDRFRATRKTVWALKSRFYLYQKDYVKAAEYADKIIADAGNYQLVKPYNAFFANDARGTTESVFEIFYNINETNSHRGQWQPQEKGGTRQWAPNDAFVALANDPKVGGNRSALVAKDNQGRWYGNLYYRSPATDPTFVIRIAELYLIRAEARAQTGNLTGALADLNAVRERAGIAKLTAANKAALLLAIENERRIEFALEPDRWFDLVRTGRATQVLNITDESKLLLPVPAEQLLIDKALKQNPGY